In a genomic window of Natranaerovirga pectinivora:
- a CDS encoding zinc ribbon domain-containing protein yields the protein MICLKCDVKLADGALFCHKCGTKVEVICLSCGKKLIEGAVFCTFCGKEVLGINKQDGLMVEDNNVGIA from the coding sequence ATGATCTGTTTAAAATGTGATGTGAAGTTGGCAGATGGAGCTTTATTCTGTCATAAATGTGGTACAAAGGTTGAAGTTATATGCCTATCATGTGGAAAGAAGCTTATTGAAGGCGCAGTATTTTGTACTTTTTGTGGTAAAGAAGTTTTGGGAATTAATAAGCAAGATGGTTTAATGGTAGAAGACAATAACGTGGGTATAGCTTAA